Proteins encoded within one genomic window of Ideonella dechloratans:
- a CDS encoding cyclic nucleotide-binding domain-containing protein, giving the protein MAFQFLSADEPWMIQAAELLCRPSVLSDLRKSDARCIVSYMRPCRFEDGDVLLQEGEQGENAHMLLVLHGDVSVETSVMSREQPVVVTVLGEGGLIGEMALLDGAPRVATCVAQSTVVCASLTRRDLRRLMDDEPVVVARLLASIGERLAERLREANRQQRLYQQLMRAMQDEIDELGRQLQCVIGGSVQRGQAEATAERADQPASSWPNSGS; this is encoded by the coding sequence ATGGCCTTCCAATTCCTGTCCGCCGATGAGCCCTGGATGATCCAGGCTGCCGAGCTGCTCTGCCGGCCCTCGGTGTTGTCCGATCTGCGCAAGTCCGATGCGCGCTGCATCGTGTCCTACATGCGGCCCTGCCGCTTCGAGGACGGGGACGTGCTGTTGCAGGAGGGCGAGCAGGGCGAGAACGCCCACATGCTGCTGGTGCTGCACGGCGATGTGAGCGTGGAGACCTCGGTGATGAGCCGGGAGCAGCCGGTGGTGGTCACCGTGCTGGGCGAGGGCGGGCTGATCGGCGAGATGGCCCTGCTCGACGGGGCCCCCCGGGTGGCCACCTGCGTGGCGCAGTCCACCGTCGTCTGCGCCAGCTTGACGCGGCGCGACCTGCGGCGGCTGATGGACGACGAGCCCGTGGTGGTTGCCCGCCTGTTGGCCAGCATCGGCGAACGCCTGGCCGAGCGCTTGCGCGAGGCCAACCGCCAGCAGCGGCTCTACCAGCAGTTGATGCGCGCCATGCAGGACGAGATCGACGAGTTGGGGCGCCAGCTGCAGTGCGTGATCGGCGGCTCGGTGCAGCGGGGGCAGGCGGAAGCCACCGCCGAGCGCGCGGATCAGCCGGCCAGCAGCTGGCCGAACAGCGGATCCTGA
- a CDS encoding homocysteine S-methyltransferase family protein — MSTPAPLHYTRGAALPALLRQRIVIIDGAMGTMIQRYKLQEADFRNAALKDHPKDLKGNNDLLVLTRPDVIREIHEQYLAAGADIIETNTFGATSVAQADYDLAPLAREMNLAAARIAREAADKFSTPAQPRFVAGALGPTPRTASISPDVNDPGARNISFDELRDAYAEQAQALLDGGVDLFLVETIFDTLNAKAAIFALDEVMERSGERLPVIISGTVTDASGRILSGQTVAAFWHSVRHAKPIAVGLNCALGAALMRPYIEELGRIASDTCISCYPNAGLPNPMSETGFDETPEITGGLMADFAKAGFLNIVGGCCGTTPDHIAAIAQKVRPYRPRHPQDPLFGQLLAG; from the coding sequence ATGAGCACCCCTGCACCGCTTCACTACACGCGCGGCGCCGCCCTGCCGGCCCTGCTGCGCCAACGCATCGTCATCATCGACGGGGCGATGGGCACCATGATCCAGCGTTACAAGCTGCAGGAGGCCGATTTCCGCAACGCCGCCCTGAAGGACCACCCCAAGGACCTCAAGGGCAACAACGACCTGCTGGTGCTGACCCGCCCGGACGTGATCCGCGAGATCCACGAGCAGTACCTGGCCGCCGGGGCGGACATCATCGAGACCAACACCTTCGGCGCCACCTCGGTGGCCCAGGCCGACTATGACCTGGCCCCGCTGGCCCGGGAGATGAACCTGGCGGCCGCCCGCATCGCCCGCGAAGCCGCCGACAAGTTCAGCACCCCGGCGCAGCCGCGTTTCGTGGCCGGCGCCCTGGGCCCCACCCCGCGCACCGCCAGCATCAGCCCGGACGTGAACGATCCGGGCGCGCGCAACATCAGCTTCGACGAACTGCGCGACGCCTATGCCGAGCAGGCCCAGGCCCTGCTGGACGGCGGGGTGGATCTGTTCCTAGTGGAAACCATCTTCGACACCCTGAACGCCAAGGCCGCCATCTTCGCGCTGGACGAGGTGATGGAGCGCAGCGGCGAACGCCTGCCGGTGATCATCTCCGGCACGGTGACGGATGCGTCAGGTCGCATCCTGTCCGGTCAGACGGTGGCGGCCTTCTGGCACTCGGTGCGCCACGCCAAGCCCATCGCCGTAGGCCTGAACTGCGCCCTGGGCGCCGCGCTGATGCGGCCCTACATCGAGGAGCTGGGGCGCATCGCCTCGGACACCTGCATCAGCTGCTACCCCAACGCCGGCCTGCCCAACCCGATGAGCGAGACCGGTTTCGACGAGACGCCGGAGATCACCGGCGGGCTCATGGCCGATTTCGCCAAGGCGGGCTTCCTGAACATCGTGGGTGGGTGCTGCGGCACGACGCCCGACCACATCGCCGCCATCGCGCAGAAGGTGCGGCCTTACCGGCCGCGCCACCCTCAGGATCCGCTGTTCGGCCAGCTGCTGGCCGGCTGA
- a CDS encoding HD-GYP domain-containing protein: protein MSATAMVAVEDLKVGMFVHLDVGWMSHPFPLSSFKISSLEQIEVIRGLGMKQLRWSPERSDPEPVVVEPTDAASAQPAAPAERSVDPAEAARRAEAAWIEQQQSALRLCERQYMEACRDLRKITDRMGAEPQQAREAAEQLSRAMLDKMLVEGDLCVRLLGEPLSDRATAHAMNVTVISLLLARSLQMAEADLLDLGTGALLHDIGKLALPERVRLPRDDFSTAEHALYRDHVAQGVVQGQRMGLKPAALLVLAQHHEFADGTGFPRASKLESQSVLARVVAMVNLYDNLCNAAMPSQSLTPHEALSRMFAQSRNKFDVTILSGFIRLMGIYPPGSVVQLSDDRYATVMSINAARPLKPRVQVYDPSRSSSRALHLDLEQTPDLGIRRSLRADQLPAAAAECLAPRLRVAYFFDVEPVTAAADAPALV from the coding sequence ATGTCAGCAACGGCGATGGTGGCGGTCGAGGATTTGAAGGTGGGCATGTTCGTCCACCTGGATGTGGGCTGGATGTCCCATCCCTTCCCGCTGTCGAGCTTCAAGATCAGCTCACTGGAGCAGATCGAGGTCATCCGCGGCTTGGGCATGAAGCAGCTGCGCTGGAGTCCCGAGCGCAGCGACCCCGAGCCGGTCGTGGTCGAGCCGACGGACGCGGCGTCGGCCCAGCCGGCCGCGCCGGCCGAGCGATCCGTGGACCCGGCCGAGGCGGCACGTCGGGCCGAGGCGGCCTGGATCGAGCAGCAGCAGTCCGCGCTGCGCCTGTGCGAGCGCCAGTACATGGAAGCCTGCCGCGATCTGCGCAAGATCACCGACCGCATGGGGGCCGAGCCGCAACAGGCCCGCGAGGCCGCCGAACAGCTCTCCCGCGCCATGCTGGACAAGATGCTGGTCGAGGGCGACCTGTGCGTGCGCCTGCTGGGCGAGCCGTTGAGCGACCGCGCCACCGCCCACGCGATGAATGTCACGGTGATCTCGCTGCTGCTGGCGCGTTCGCTGCAGATGGCCGAGGCCGATCTGCTCGACCTGGGCACCGGCGCCCTGCTGCACGACATCGGCAAGCTGGCCCTGCCCGAGCGGGTGCGTCTGCCGCGGGACGACTTCAGCACCGCCGAGCACGCGCTGTACCGCGACCATGTGGCCCAGGGGGTCGTCCAGGGGCAGCGCATGGGGCTCAAGCCCGCGGCCCTGCTGGTGCTCGCCCAGCACCATGAATTCGCCGATGGCACCGGTTTCCCGCGCGCCTCCAAGCTGGAGAGCCAGTCGGTGCTGGCGCGGGTGGTGGCCATGGTCAACCTCTACGACAACCTGTGCAACGCGGCCATGCCTTCGCAGTCGCTGACGCCGCACGAGGCGCTCTCGCGCATGTTCGCCCAGTCGCGCAACAAGTTCGACGTGACCATCCTGAGTGGCTTCATCCGCCTGATGGGCATCTACCCGCCGGGCTCGGTGGTGCAGCTCAGCGACGACCGCTATGCCACGGTCATGTCCATCAATGCCGCGCGGCCGCTCAAGCCGCGGGTGCAGGTCTACGACCCCAGCCGCTCCAGCAGCCGCGCGCTGCACCTGGATCTGGAGCAGACGCCGGACCTGGGCATCCGCCGCAGCCTGCGGGCCGATCAGCTGCCGGCGGCGGCGGCCGAATGCCTGGCGCCGCGCCTGCGGGTGGCCTATTTCTTCGATGTGGAACCGGTGACCGCGGCAGCGGACGCACCGGCCCTGGTGTGA
- a CDS encoding bifunctional diguanylate cyclase/phosphodiesterase yields the protein MIPHEAGLLAVPALLLGADQWLEGLEGPAWLVDAGDWTVRLVNRPALAWLGLGPERCLGQPAEALLPGLEDQVFWAELRAGQPGQLASDTEVSRPQGLAQVHRRIVPLGEPARAYLVTLQDRSHEARAASERETLLAELRATLESTADGILVLDTAGRIRAFNRRFAQLWDLPEAALAEPADATVLDWMRRSVLQPDAYQQRVDEINAQLLVSGTDTVALLNGRLLERYTQPQWSQGRPIGRVYSFRELARSRATAPASAGASGLDGSTGWPNRHRFLEALDEAVLQARDDGQPLAVLVVEFDRHALFAAEGSARARGMDELVEALRATVREPAQIGRLGASRFAVLLRPAGESAAEALARRLVQLATRPGPALLATAGLKVHVGGAVYPQAGWCGEELLQHAEKALQRARGAGVAGWELHRGSTEQVHEGRRQQRLEQAVREGLSSAAFRLQFQARFASATGEIQAMEALLRWQDPQEGLMLPPRFMPLAERAGLMRALDDWALEQAVQQAVAWERKGWHQALTVNVSGETLAEPACARRVAAVLAHAGWPARQLELDITEAALRRDPEAALSNLDALHRLGVRLVLDDWGLDDCALGWLRRVPFTAVKIDRRLLRAVPDHGAEADLVRGLTQVARAMGLQVLAEGVEHEAQRRFVTDTLGCQGWQGLLGSAALDPRACERVLARQASQAAALTGTDGR from the coding sequence GTGATCCCGCACGAAGCCGGTCTGCTGGCGGTCCCCGCGCTGTTGCTGGGCGCCGACCAGTGGCTGGAAGGCCTGGAGGGGCCGGCCTGGCTGGTCGACGCCGGGGACTGGACCGTCCGTCTGGTCAACCGGCCAGCCCTGGCCTGGCTGGGTCTGGGGCCGGAAAGGTGCCTGGGCCAGCCGGCCGAGGCCCTGCTGCCGGGCCTGGAGGACCAGGTGTTCTGGGCCGAACTGCGGGCGGGTCAGCCCGGACAGCTGGCCTCGGACACCGAGGTGTCGCGTCCGCAGGGCCTGGCCCAGGTGCACCGCCGCATCGTGCCGCTGGGCGAGCCGGCGCGCGCCTATCTGGTCACCCTGCAGGACCGCAGCCACGAGGCCCGCGCCGCCAGCGAGCGCGAGACCCTGCTGGCCGAGCTGCGCGCCACGCTGGAATCCACGGCCGACGGCATCCTGGTGCTGGACACCGCCGGCCGCATCCGCGCCTTCAACCGCCGCTTTGCCCAGCTCTGGGACCTGCCCGAAGCAGCCCTGGCCGAGCCGGCCGATGCCACGGTGCTGGACTGGATGCGCCGCTCGGTGCTGCAGCCGGACGCCTACCAGCAGCGGGTGGACGAGATCAATGCCCAGCTGCTGGTCAGCGGCACCGACACGGTGGCCCTGCTCAACGGCCGTCTGCTGGAGCGCTACACCCAGCCGCAGTGGAGCCAGGGCCGGCCGATCGGCCGGGTCTACTCCTTCCGTGAACTGGCCCGCAGCCGGGCCACGGCCCCGGCGTCTGCGGGAGCCAGTGGTCTGGATGGCAGCACCGGCTGGCCCAACCGGCACCGCTTCCTGGAAGCGCTGGACGAGGCGGTGCTGCAGGCCCGGGACGACGGCCAGCCGCTGGCGGTGCTGGTGGTGGAATTCGACCGCCACGCCCTGTTCGCGGCCGAGGGCTCGGCCCGGGCCCGCGGCATGGACGAACTGGTGGAGGCCCTGCGCGCCACGGTGCGCGAGCCGGCCCAGATCGGCCGGCTGGGCGCATCGCGCTTTGCGGTGCTGTTGCGGCCGGCCGGCGAGTCGGCCGCCGAGGCCCTGGCCCGCCGCCTGGTGCAACTGGCCACCCGGCCGGGGCCGGCGCTGCTGGCCACCGCGGGGCTCAAGGTGCATGTGGGCGGGGCGGTCTATCCGCAGGCCGGCTGGTGCGGCGAGGAACTGCTGCAGCATGCCGAAAAGGCCCTGCAGCGGGCCCGCGGCGCCGGTGTGGCCGGCTGGGAACTGCACCGCGGCAGCACGGAACAGGTGCATGAGGGCCGGCGTCAGCAGCGGCTGGAGCAGGCCGTCCGCGAGGGCCTGTCCAGCGCGGCCTTCCGCCTGCAGTTCCAGGCGCGCTTTGCCAGCGCCACCGGCGAGATCCAGGCCATGGAGGCCCTGCTGCGCTGGCAGGATCCGCAGGAAGGGCTGATGCTGCCCCCGCGCTTCATGCCCCTGGCCGAGCGCGCCGGCCTGATGCGCGCCCTGGACGACTGGGCGCTGGAGCAGGCCGTGCAGCAGGCCGTGGCCTGGGAGCGCAAGGGCTGGCACCAGGCGCTCACCGTCAACGTCAGCGGCGAGACCCTGGCCGAACCGGCCTGCGCTCGCCGGGTGGCGGCCGTGCTGGCCCATGCCGGCTGGCCGGCGCGCCAGCTCGAACTCGACATCACCGAGGCCGCCTTGCGGCGCGACCCGGAGGCGGCCCTGAGCAACCTGGACGCCCTGCACCGGCTGGGGGTGCGTCTGGTGCTGGACGACTGGGGGCTGGACGACTGCGCCCTGGGCTGGCTGCGGCGCGTGCCCTTCACCGCGGTCAAGATCGACCGCCGCCTGCTGCGGGCCGTGCCCGACCATGGGGCCGAGGCCGATCTGGTGCGGGGGCTGACCCAGGTGGCCCGCGCCATGGGTCTGCAGGTGCTGGCCGAAGGGGTGGAACACGAGGCGCAGCGCCGCTTCGTCACCGACACCCTGGGTTGCCAGGGCTGGCAGGGCTTGCTGGGTTCGGCCGCGCTGGACCCCCGGGCCTGCGAGCGGGTGCTGGCCCGCCAGGCCAGCCAGGCGGCGGCGCTGACAGGCACGGACGGACGCTGA
- a CDS encoding DUF1840 domain-containing protein produces the protein MYKFRSQAAADLIMLTPTGDRVLALLGREPASKGIIEVADMAQAIERLSEAVAADEAARQQTPVEEEGGEAHRPAEAVSLRQRVWPLIQMLRTCQAADEPIVWGV, from the coding sequence ATGTACAAATTCCGCAGCCAGGCCGCTGCCGACCTGATCATGCTCACCCCCACCGGCGACCGTGTGCTGGCGCTGCTGGGCCGTGAACCCGCGTCCAAGGGCATCATCGAAGTCGCCGACATGGCCCAGGCCATCGAGCGCCTGAGCGAAGCGGTGGCCGCCGACGAGGCCGCGCGCCAGCAGACCCCCGTCGAGGAGGAAGGCGGCGAGGCCCACCGGCCGGCCGAGGCCGTCTCGCTGCGCCAGCGGGTCTGGCCCCTGATCCAGATGCTGCGCACCTGCCAGGCGGCCGACGAGCCCATCGTCTGGGGAGTCTGA
- a CDS encoding histidine phosphatase family protein, with protein MPETTRLIAIRHGETEWNVGTRLQGQMDVPLNTRGQEQARRVGRALQHDAPQVLVSSDLSRARQTAEAVAAATGLPLQLDAGLRERHFGIWQGHTYQEVEAGWPAQSERWRRREPDFGPEGGETLQQFFDRVVATASRLARAHAGQTLVLVAHGGVLDCLYRAASRIALNAPRTWELPNTGVNRLLWTGEGFTLVGWADVHHLDDEARDESADRVGHAA; from the coding sequence ATGCCCGAGACCACCCGGCTGATCGCCATCCGCCACGGCGAGACCGAATGGAACGTCGGCACCCGGCTGCAGGGGCAGATGGACGTGCCGCTGAACACCCGCGGCCAGGAGCAGGCCCGCCGCGTGGGCCGGGCCCTGCAGCACGATGCCCCGCAGGTGCTGGTCAGCAGCGACCTCTCGCGGGCCCGGCAGACGGCCGAGGCGGTGGCCGCCGCCACCGGCCTGCCGCTGCAGCTGGACGCCGGCCTGCGCGAACGGCATTTCGGCATCTGGCAGGGCCACACCTACCAGGAGGTCGAGGCCGGCTGGCCCGCGCAGAGCGAGCGCTGGCGCCGCCGCGAACCCGATTTCGGCCCCGAGGGCGGCGAAACCCTGCAGCAGTTCTTCGACCGCGTGGTGGCCACTGCCAGCCGTCTGGCCCGGGCCCATGCCGGCCAGACCCTGGTGCTGGTGGCCCACGGCGGTGTGCTGGACTGCCTGTACCGCGCCGCCTCGCGCATCGCGCTGAACGCGCCCCGCACCTGGGAACTGCCCAACACCGGCGTGAACCGCCTGCTGTGGACCGGCGAGGGCTTCACCCTGGTGGGCTGGGCCGACGTGCACCACCTGGACGACGAGGCCCGGGACGAGTCGGCCGACCGCGTGGGCCACGCCGCCTGA
- a CDS encoding DMT family transporter: MSLDISGGVLLAVLLGAALHASWNALIKSSQDKALDTALIHGLGTVTALPLLAVFGPPPAAAWPYVLGSTLIHIGYYTSLAGAYRHGDLGLTYPLMRGSAPLLVALASHALIGEGLSPLAWLGVLALCAGVLTLGLSRGALRGQGDEASRRTALRYALTNALFIAAYTLVDGIGVRVSGNAPAYVSALFLFDGLPYLSLVLWQRRADLAPVRAYAARRWPVALLGTTASLGSYGIALWAMTHAPVAMVAALRETSVLFAALLGTWLLREPFGWQRAMGTGVIVGGVVLLRLG; the protein is encoded by the coding sequence ATGAGCCTCGACATCAGCGGTGGGGTGCTGCTGGCCGTGCTGCTGGGCGCGGCCCTGCACGCCAGCTGGAATGCCCTGATCAAGTCCTCGCAGGACAAGGCCCTGGACACCGCCCTGATCCACGGCCTGGGCACGGTGACGGCGCTGCCGCTGCTGGCCGTGTTCGGCCCGCCGCCGGCCGCCGCCTGGCCCTATGTGCTGGGCTCCACGCTGATCCACATCGGCTACTACACCTCGCTGGCCGGGGCCTACCGGCATGGCGACCTGGGCCTGACCTACCCGCTGATGCGCGGCAGCGCGCCGCTGCTGGTGGCGCTGGCCAGCCATGCCCTGATCGGCGAGGGCCTGTCGCCGCTGGCCTGGCTGGGGGTGCTCGCCCTGTGCGCCGGCGTGCTGACCCTGGGCCTGTCGCGCGGCGCCCTGCGCGGTCAGGGTGACGAGGCCAGCCGGCGCACCGCGCTGCGCTACGCCCTGACCAATGCGCTGTTCATCGCCGCCTACACGCTGGTGGACGGCATCGGGGTGCGGGTGAGCGGCAACGCGCCGGCCTATGTCTCGGCCCTCTTCCTCTTCGACGGCCTGCCCTACCTGAGCCTGGTGCTGTGGCAGCGCCGCGCCGACCTGGCCCCGGTGCGGGCCTATGCGGCCCGGCGCTGGCCGGTGGCGCTGCTGGGCACCACCGCCTCGCTGGGCAGCTACGGCATCGCGCTGTGGGCCATGACCCATGCGCCGGTGGCCATGGTGGCAGCGCTGCGCGAGACCTCGGTGCTGTTCGCCGCCCTGCTGGGCACCTGGCTGCTGCGCGAGCCCTTCGGCTGGCAGCGGGCCATGGGCACCGGGGTCATCGTCGGCGGGGTCGTGCTGCTGCGCCTGGGCTGA
- a CDS encoding phosphonate degradation HD-domain oxygenase: protein MALSLADIEWLLVHKGDAQYSGEPVTQREHALQSAWLAEQAGADDELITAALLHDLGHLLNDQGETPTLRGIDDLHQFVALPFLRGVFPDRVLDAISLHVDAKRCLCATRPGYLEALSADSQRSLALQGGVFDAAQAQAFQARPHAEDALRLRLWDDQAKQVGLTTPPLAHYLAIARRCSLTP from the coding sequence ATGGCCCTCAGCCTTGCCGACATCGAATGGCTTCTGGTGCACAAGGGCGATGCCCAGTACAGCGGCGAGCCCGTGACCCAGCGCGAACACGCGCTGCAGTCGGCCTGGCTGGCCGAGCAGGCCGGCGCGGACGACGAACTGATCACCGCCGCCCTGCTGCACGACCTGGGCCATCTGCTCAACGACCAGGGCGAGACCCCGACGCTGCGCGGCATCGACGACCTGCACCAGTTCGTCGCCCTGCCCTTTCTGCGCGGGGTGTTCCCCGACCGGGTGCTGGACGCGATCTCGCTGCACGTGGACGCCAAGCGCTGCCTGTGCGCCACCCGGCCGGGCTACCTGGAGGCCCTGTCGGCCGACTCGCAGCGCAGCCTGGCGCTGCAGGGCGGCGTGTTCGATGCGGCGCAGGCCCAGGCCTTCCAGGCCCGGCCCCATGCTGAGGACGCGCTGCGCCTGCGCCTGTGGGACGACCAAGCCAAGCAGGTCGGCCTGACCACGCCGCCCCTGGCCCATTACCTGGCCATCGCGCGCCGCTGCAGCCTGACCCCATGA
- a CDS encoding phosphonate utilization associated transcriptional regulator: MSAKPPAPPTIAQLQCNSLANLVQAAIERKILEGTLQAGDKLTEAALADELGVSRGPVREAFRMLEEAGLVRTEKNRGVFVREIPVEEALEIFEVRALMDAHVGRKLAQTLAVAQVRELRRSVETMEAAAKAHDAPAFHEANLAFHDLMLTLAGNAKLTAVYRKLTKELMLFRRQNLTPESMAVYAKEHRQIVKAIAAGDVEAAGRAMFDHVMASRERTRIKHGLPAQGGEAPLPAVSAAPTRSSRPRSAARRGA; encoded by the coding sequence ATGAGCGCGAAGCCTCCCGCCCCACCGACCATCGCACAGCTTCAGTGCAACTCGCTGGCCAACCTGGTGCAGGCCGCCATCGAGCGCAAGATCCTCGAAGGCACGCTGCAGGCCGGCGACAAGCTGACCGAGGCAGCGCTGGCCGACGAGTTGGGCGTTTCGCGCGGCCCGGTGCGCGAGGCCTTTCGCATGCTGGAGGAAGCCGGCCTGGTGCGCACCGAGAAGAACCGCGGCGTCTTCGTGCGCGAGATCCCGGTGGAAGAGGCGCTGGAGATCTTCGAGGTGCGGGCCCTGATGGACGCCCACGTGGGCCGCAAGCTGGCGCAGACCCTGGCCGTGGCGCAGGTGCGCGAGTTGCGCCGCAGCGTGGAGACCATGGAGGCCGCCGCCAAGGCCCACGATGCGCCGGCCTTCCACGAGGCCAACCTGGCCTTCCACGACCTGATGCTGACCCTGGCCGGCAATGCCAAGCTCACCGCCGTCTACCGCAAGCTGACCAAGGAGCTGATGCTGTTCCGGCGCCAGAACCTCACCCCGGAGAGCATGGCCGTCTATGCCAAGGAGCACCGGCAGATCGTCAAGGCCATCGCCGCGGGCGACGTGGAGGCCGCCGGCCGCGCCATGTTCGACCATGTGATGGCCAGCCGCGAGCGCACCCGCATCAAGCACGGCCTGCCGGCCCAAGGCGGCGAGGCCCCGCTGCCCGCAGTCTCCGCCGCCCCCACCCGATCCTCCCGTCCCCGCAGCGCCGCACGCCGCGGCGCCTGA
- a CDS encoding putative 2-aminoethylphosphonate ABC transporter substrate-binding protein: MKFWKSILAGLMGAALSAGALAEKTTLTVYTALETDQLKAYQAAFNEANPDIEIKWVRDSTGVITAKLLAEKANPQADVVWGVAASSLALLDINGMLEPYAPLNLDAIMSQYRDKKTPPAWFGMDVFGATICFNTVEAKKRGIPAPTSWKDLTKPIYKGQIVMPNPASSGTGYFDVNAWLKLWGDDNGKGGGWKYMDALHENIAQYTHSGSKPCNMAASGEYVAGISFEYRGYSNKAKGAPIELIFPKEGLGWDLEAFAIHKGTKHLAAAKKLADWASSKDAMFLYGKNFAITAQPGVAPKLKGIPDDYEQRLVKLDFNESAANRARVLAEWTQRYDGKSEKKK, from the coding sequence ATGAAATTCTGGAAGTCGATCCTGGCCGGCCTGATGGGCGCGGCGCTCTCCGCCGGCGCGCTGGCCGAGAAGACCACGCTCACCGTCTACACCGCGCTGGAAACCGACCAGCTCAAAGCCTACCAGGCGGCTTTCAACGAAGCCAATCCCGACATCGAGATCAAGTGGGTGCGCGACTCCACCGGCGTGATCACCGCCAAGCTGCTGGCCGAGAAGGCCAACCCCCAGGCCGACGTGGTCTGGGGCGTGGCCGCCTCCAGCCTGGCGCTGCTGGACATCAACGGCATGCTGGAGCCCTACGCCCCGCTCAACCTCGACGCCATCATGTCGCAGTACCGTGACAAGAAGACGCCGCCGGCCTGGTTCGGCATGGATGTCTTCGGCGCCACCATCTGCTTCAACACCGTCGAGGCCAAGAAGCGCGGCATCCCGGCGCCCACCAGCTGGAAGGACCTGACCAAGCCCATCTACAAAGGCCAGATCGTCATGCCCAACCCGGCCTCCTCGGGCACCGGCTACTTCGACGTCAACGCCTGGCTCAAGCTCTGGGGCGACGACAACGGCAAGGGCGGCGGCTGGAAGTACATGGACGCGCTGCACGAGAACATCGCCCAGTACACCCACTCCGGCTCCAAGCCCTGCAACATGGCCGCCTCGGGCGAGTACGTGGCCGGCATCTCCTTCGAGTACCGCGGCTACAGCAACAAGGCCAAGGGCGCCCCCATCGAGCTGATCTTCCCGAAGGAAGGCCTGGGCTGGGACCTGGAGGCCTTCGCCATCCACAAGGGCACCAAGCACCTGGCCGCGGCCAAGAAGCTGGCCGACTGGGCCTCGAGCAAGGATGCGATGTTCCTATATGGCAAGAACTTCGCCATCACCGCGCAGCCGGGCGTGGCGCCCAAGCTCAAGGGCATCCCCGACGACTATGAGCAGCGCCTGGTGAAGCTGGACTTCAACGAGTCCGCCGCCAACCGCGCCCGCGTGCTGGCCGAGTGGACCCAGCGCTACGACGGCAAGAGCGAAAAGAAGAAGTGA
- a CDS encoding putative 2-aminoethylphosphonate ABC transporter ATP-binding protein, whose protein sequence is MTPSSAYLTLQGIGKQFGGFTALEDIDLSIQRGEFVCFLGPSGCGKTTLLRIVAGLEPHSRGTLVQDGRDISRLPPAQRDYGIVFQSYALFPNLSVADNVAYGLVNRRQPRERIDARVAELLALVGLPGSGSKYPAQMSGGQQQRVALARALATSPGLLLLDEPLSALDAIVRVRLREELRALQRRLGVTTIMVTHDQEEALSVADRIVVMNQGRIEQVGTPMQIYREPASAFVADFVGKVNRLPAIAEGERWFRSGDFRWQCPPGQGADFRSGASVWLYLRPEDRVLDGLVADHPEACEGRVRQVEFLGGNCLAEVDLPGLPTPLQLQFSLNQMDEYQVREGGTLRFALRSDRLRVFPATA, encoded by the coding sequence ATGACGCCCTCTTCGGCCTACCTGACCCTTCAGGGAATCGGCAAGCAATTCGGCGGTTTCACCGCGCTGGAGGACATCGACCTGTCCATCCAGCGGGGCGAGTTCGTCTGCTTTCTGGGGCCGTCGGGTTGCGGCAAGACCACCTTGCTGCGCATCGTGGCGGGGCTGGAGCCCCACAGCCGGGGCACGCTGGTGCAGGACGGGCGGGACATCTCCCGCCTGCCGCCGGCCCAGCGCGACTACGGCATCGTCTTCCAGTCCTACGCCCTGTTCCCCAACCTGAGCGTGGCCGACAACGTGGCCTACGGTCTGGTCAACCGGCGCCAGCCGCGCGAGCGCATCGACGCCCGCGTGGCGGAGCTGCTGGCGCTGGTGGGCCTGCCCGGCAGCGGGTCCAAGTACCCGGCCCAGATGTCCGGCGGCCAGCAGCAGCGGGTGGCGCTGGCCCGTGCCCTGGCCACCTCGCCGGGCCTGCTGCTTCTGGACGAGCCACTGTCCGCGCTGGATGCCATCGTGCGGGTGCGCCTGCGCGAGGAGCTGCGCGCGCTGCAGCGCCGCCTGGGCGTGACCACCATCATGGTCACGCACGACCAGGAGGAGGCCCTGTCGGTGGCCGACCGCATCGTGGTGATGAACCAGGGCCGCATCGAGCAGGTCGGCACGCCGATGCAGATCTACCGCGAGCCGGCCTCGGCCTTCGTGGCCGACTTCGTCGGCAAGGTCAACCGCCTGCCGGCCATCGCCGAAGGCGAGCGCTGGTTCCGCAGCGGCGATTTCCGCTGGCAGTGTCCGCCGGGGCAGGGCGCCGACTTCCGCAGCGGCGCCTCGGTCTGGCTCTACCTGCGGCCCGAGGACCGGGTGCTCGACGGCCTGGTGGCCGACCACCCCGAGGCCTGCGAAGGCCGGGTGCGCCAGGTGGAGTTCCTGGGCGGCAACTGCCTGGCCGAGGTGGACCTGCCCGGCCTGCCCACGCCGCTGCAGCTGCAGTTCTCGCTCAACCAGATGGACGAGTACCAGGTGCGCGAAGGCGGCACGCTGCGCTTTGCCCTGCGCAGCGACCGCCTGCGCGTGTTCCCGGCGACCGCATGA